GATAAATGCCAAAGATACCAGTATTCTTGCATCAACAATTAGTGATAAATAGCATTTACTTTCTCGCATGTAGGACAAATAGCAATTTTACCCGAACGCCCAATTTCATCCTCTACTCGATAACCGGTAATTTTTTCTGAGAAACAAAACAGGCACTCCGAGTTAAATTCCATATCGTATTGAGCTTTCCAAGCTATCGATTTAAAATTCTCTCCCACACAAATAGTCATATACAAGTGTTCGTTCGGTTGTAACGCATTGATATCTCGATTCATCATATCCATCCCCTGCCTTTTTGTGAATGTCTTTATTATCATTCAGCTTTTCCACATTTTCAGAATAATAAACATCAGTAAAAATATTTTTACCGAGATACTTCGCTTTCCAAATTTTTTTGTGTACAATATGAGCAAGATCATGAAAGTGAGGAGATACATATATGAAAGATCCACGTTTAGAGAAATTGGCACATAATTTGGTCAATTATTCCATTCGTGCTCAAAAGGGCGAGCACGTTCTCATTCATTCTACAGGGCATCAACCTGAGTTAGTAAAAGCCCTTATTCGCAAAGTATATGAAGCTGGAGCTCACCCATATGTTCAACTTCAAGATCCTGCTATTCAGCGAGAATTATTACTGAACACAAACGAAGAACATCTAGCTGTCATGCGAGAAGCTGAAGTTGCCTTTATGAAAAAAATGGACTGTTACATTGGAATTCGTGGAAGCAATAACATCACGGAGCTCTCTGATGTTCCAAGCGACAAGATGAGTATGTATTCTCGTCAATTACAAAGACCTGTTACAGACATCCGTGTACCTGAAACGAAATGGGTAGTTATGCGTTATCCGAACGAATCCATGGCTCAATTGGCTAGTATGAGTACAGAAGCGTTTGAAAACTTTTACTTTGATGTTTGCAATTTAGATTACAGTAAAATGTCCAAAGCAATGGATAGCCTGGTAGAGCTTATGAACAGAACGGATAAGGTTCGCTTAACAGCCCCAGGAACAGATTTAACCTTCTCAATTAAAGACATCCCAGCAATCAAATGCGCAGGTGAGTGTAACATTCCAGATGGTGAAATTTTCACTGCTCCTGTGAGAGACTCTGTTAATGGTACCCTTTCCTATAACACGCCATCTCCATATCAAGGCTTTACCTTTGAAAATGTAAAGCTGACGTTCAAAGATGGAAAAATCGTGGAGGCTACGGCTAACGATACAGAGCGTATTAATAAAATCTTCGATGAGGATGAAGGCGCACGTTACATTGGGGAATTTGCTATTGGCGTGAATCCTTATATTCAAAATCCAATGAAAGACATCCTGTTCGATGAAAAAATTGACGGAAGCATCCACTTTACGCCAGGACAAGCATACGATGAAGCGTTCAACGGAAATAAATCCTCCATTCACTGGGATATGGTATTAATTCAACGTCCTGAATGGGGTGGCGGAGAGATCTACTTCGACGATGTTTTAATCCGTAAAGATGGTCGTTTTGTTCTACCAGAGCTTGAGTGTCTTAACCCTGAAAATCTCAAATAGCAGAAAACAAATAAAACCTCGAGGACTAGAATCCCCGAGGTTTTATTGTTGTGACCGTTTTCAATTTGAGCAGGAGGCGTAATCAGTTCAGGATATATGAGCAACATTTTGCCCATTGTCCATCATCTGTTTTTTATTCTTGAGAAATTGAATAGCCCCTTCTAGTTGATGGAGGGTATACTCCCAGCACATCTTCTGATACTCATTTAATTCCTGCATGCTTTTCTGATAACTGTTTCGAATAATTTCTTGTCGCTTTTCCTGATACGCTATCAAATCGTCAAAAAAGTGCTTTTGATCTTCTGCTGAATGCAAATCACAAAAGAATAAACGCGTTAACATATCAGAGCGAACAATTGGTCCTTCAATTTCCATCTTTAATTCCTGATGAAATTGATCGCGTCCTTGTTGCGTCAGACGATACATGATCTTGTTTGGCTTTCCTGACTGTAGAACTTCTTCTTTTGTAACATACCCTTCTTGTTCCAACTTTTTAAGAGCTGGATAAATCGCGCCATAACTCGCATCGTAAAAGAAACCGATGCTACTCGTAAAGAACTGCTTTATATCGTAGCCGCTCATTTCACGATAATGTAATAAGCCTAAAATAATTGATTTGACGTCCATAACATTTCCTCCGGATGTAGGCTTGGTACAAAATTTCACTGATTTACTTACATTATTCCTTCTTTATTTCAATATTATAAAATGTTTAACTTCATATTAGCAACATTATAGCAAGAAATGAATCCTTCTCCCCCTTCCTACGAGAGTAACGCTTTAAATCGTTATAGCACAAGTTTCTTTAGGCTTATTTCCCTCTCTTTCATATAGTAAAAGCATCCTATATTCCTAGTTTTTGTCTCTATTTTCAGGAATTTTCTGTGATATCTGATTACTTCTGCTTGATTGTGAGACTATAGTACCGGTTTCTCCCGATAATTGGGCGTTCCACCTTTATCCTCTCCTCCATAAGATGATGTATACCTATCTGCAGGGAAGTAAGGAGATGAAGTTGTGAAACCTAGAGGCTGGTCCTATACGAATACAAAATATCAGCAGATGAGTAATCTACATCCATTCAACTTCTTTGTTCCGTTAGTGGAACAGGTAAAGCATGGCGTAGTTTCCCTTATCTGCGAAGACAACACCTCCCCTCCCGACATCGATCAAATTTTGCAAAGCTTTTTGGATATGGAACCACTCGAAGCAGGCCAGACAGAAAAGAGCTTTGGTTCCGGTTTCATTTTCCATCCCAGAGGCTATATTCTCACCAGCGAGCATGTTATAGGCAAAGCTAAATCAATTTATGTAAAAATGTGGAATGGAAAGGTATTTGAAGCGAAACTCATTTTTAGTGACCCTCAGCGGGATTATGCTATCGTAAAAATTGAATCCGACGTACGTCTTAGCCCACTCTCTCTAGGTAATTCAGGTGAGGCACGCGTAGGTGAATGGGTGATTAGTGTCGGGAGTCCCCTTGGCCTAGAGAATTCCGTTACCGCGGGAATTATCAGTGCTAAAAATAGGCGTATTCAGGTATCTAAACGATTGTACGATGAAATCTTCCAAACAGATGCTGCTATTAACCCAGGTAATAGCGGAGGTCCTTTAATTAATTTACACGGGGAAGTAATAGGTCTAAACGCATTTATCATCCAGTCTAGTCAATGTCTTGGTTTTGCCATTGGGATTGATAGTATTAAGAAAAAAATTCAGCAACTTTTATAACTTTATTTTTTCCTACCACACGCAACAATAAACGTGTCATCAAAAAAGAGTTGCCATCTCACCCCAGAGAGTTGGCAACCCCTTTTTTGCTGTATCTAAAATTATCTATGAGGTTCACTCCTCTTTGTTGTTTACCAGACAGCCACAGCTCCATCGGTTCGTGGATCTGTACCTCCTATTAATACACCCTTCTCGTCACGAATAATAATCTGACCACGCCCAAATCCTCCTGAACCCACTATATATTTGACTACATGTCCCATAGCCTCTAGTGTAAGCGCTAAGTGTTCGGGAAAGGAACTCTCCAATTCAATTGTTTTGCCCTCAGTCCATTGCCATCTAGGGGCATCCAACGCCGCTTGTGGATTTAACTGAAAGTCGATCATATTCATAACTACCTGCACATGACCTTGAGGCTGCATAAATCCACCCATGACACCAAAGGGACCTACTGCACGTTCTCCTTTTGTAATAAAACCTGGAATAATGGTATGGTAGGTTTGTTTACTAGGCTCTAAGCAATTATCATGCTGAGGGTCAAGCGAGAAGGTATGAGCACGATTTTGCATGGCAATCCCCGTATTTGGAATGACGATTCCTGAACCGAAACCCATGTAGTTACTCTGAATAAAAGAGACCATATTCCCTTCCTCATCAGCTGTTGCTAGATAGACCGTACCACTACTCGCCGGTTCTCCAGCCTCAGGTAGCTGTGCCTTATCTGTGATAAGCTCTCGACGTTTTGCCGCATATTCATCTGACAGTAATTCATCAATGCTTACTTTCATTTTGTCATGCTGGGTAATATAGCGTAGCCCATCGGCAAAGGCCAGCTTCATTGCTTCCCATGACTTATGATAGCTGTCAGTGGTGTCTCTTTCCGCAAACGTATAACCTTTTAAAATATTTAGCGCTACTAACGCCACAAGTCCTTGACCATTTGGGGGGATTTCCCAGATATCATATCCTCGATAATTAACCTTAATCGGATCTACCCACTTTGCTTTAAAGCGAAATAAATCCTCTTTACGTAAGTAGCCTTGATATTTCCGCGAGTGAGCATCCATCTTCTCAGCAAGCTCGCCTCGATAAAACGATTCTGCTTTCGTTTCTGCAATCTCACGTAATGTTTGTGCATGTGCCACTGATTTCCAAATTTCTCCGACTTGGGGTGGGCGCCCTTCAGGTGCAAACGTCTCAAACCAAGCTTGAAATTCTTCTCCCTGGCCATTTTGTTTAAATTTATCGTAGGCTATCTTCCAATATTTAGCTAGTGTAGGCGAAAGAGGGTATCCATTTTCAGCATAATCGATAGCGGGTTGCAATACCTCAACTAAGGATAATTTACCGAAACGTTCTGAAAGTTCAGCCCAAGCTGCTGGAACTCCCGGGATAGTCACCGGTGTCCATCCATATGTCGGCATACTCTCGTGTCCTGCTGCCTTTACTGCCTCTCTTGAAATCAATGCCGGTGTGCAGCCACTAGCATTTAGACCATGTAATTTATCCTTTACCCAAACGAGTGCAAAGGCGTCTCCCCCAATCCCGTTCGAGGTAGGTTCTACCACTGTCAAACAAGCAGCTGTAGCAATGGCTGCATCGATCGCATTACCACCCTTTTTTAAAATATCTAACCCTGCCTGTGCAGCAAGTGGCTGTGAGGTTGCAACCATTCCTTTTCTCCCATAGGTCGCCATTCGTTTTGAAGCATATGGATAGGATAGTGAATCGAATTTGTGCATAAATGTGCCTCCGGTATGTTCAGTCATCAATTCTGTGTTTTGCCTCTACTATTTAATAAAAAATCCTCCGTACCCCATCGCCAGTAAAATAACGAAGGCCGGATGGATCTTACGTTTTTCCATCAAAAAATAAGATGCACCACCTAGTATTAGCGTGTGCCATAAGCCAATTTGTTCATAGGAACCAAGAAGAAATTGAACAGCCAACGTACCAAGCAAAACGGTAACGATTGGACGAATAGAGTGTGTCATAGCTTTGATTTGTGGTGCTTGGCGGAATAAATGAAATACGCCTAATAAAGCAATCATAGCAATAGCAGTCGGGGCAATCGTAGCAAACAAACCTACCAGAGCTCCGGGAATACCTGCCACTTGATAACCAATATAACCACCTAGCTTGGTGGAAATTGGGCTAGGTAGGGCATTCCCTAATGCTAACGTTTCCCCGAACTCCTCAACTGTCATCCACTTATAATGAGAAACGACTTCATTTTGAATGAGAGGGATGCTCGGAGGCCCTCCCCCATAGCCCAGAATATTAGTAATAAAAAATGCCCAAAAAATCTGTACATAAATCATATCGTTAGACTCCTTTGTTTAAATTTGTTGCTGGTTCTTTTGTCGTTTGGTATGCCAGGTGGAATACGCAAAAGCGATCACTAAGGTAATGGCAACAAACAAACCCGGGTGAATTTGAAAAGGAACTAACGCAATCACTGAAATGAACAACATCGCCAGAAAGCCTTGCTTTTCTTTCCTTTTTTTACTATCATTCCAGCCCTTTTTAAAAAAGTCATAGGTCATTACCACCATCATGACCGCGATGACTGGCTGGATGGCTTCGATCATACCCCGTACTGTCTCAGAGGTTTTCAGCACATTTACGAACTGCATAAGGATAACCATCAGTAAGAGGACAGGAAAGACCATGGCTGAGATAGCGATGGTGGCACCAAGCCACCCTTTTACTTTGTACCCGACATATGCAGCCATTTTGGTGGCAATCGGTCCCGGTAAGGTATTGCCAAGTGCATAGTTATCGGCAAACTCCTCTTCGCTAACCCATTTGTATTTCTTTACGCACTCCGCATGCACTAACGGAATCATGGTTGGGCCACCACCGTATCCAAAAATGCCAATTCGGAAGAACGCTAAAAATAATTGCCAATAAACCATTTTCTCTCCTCCTATCTCTATAAGATTTCTTCAACGAAATGACACGAAACCATATGCCCTTGAATTCCTTCTTTTAAGGTGGGGGGTGTTGTTTTACATAAGTCTGTTGCATAGTGACATCTTGGATGAAAGGTGCAGCCACTTGGTGGATTTGCTGGGCTTGGCAGGTCCCCCTGTAACAAGATGCGTTCACGCTTCACCTTCGGATTTGCTTTAGGAATAGCGGATAACAGAGCCTTTGTGTACGGATGACGAGGATTTGTGAACAAAGAGTTCTTGTCAGCAATTTCTACCACTCGTCCTAAATACATAACTGCTACCCGATCACACAGGTGTTTGACCACTGATAAGTCATGGGAAATAAATAGCATGGTTAACTGAAAGTCTTTTTTCAAATCTTTCAGTAGATTTAAAACCTGTGACTGAATAGATACGTCCAAAGCAGACACCGGCTCATCGGCTATAATTAGCTTAGGATTCACCACCAGCGCCCGAGCAATGCTAATCCTTTGACGTTGCCCCCCTGAAAAATCATGGGGATGGCGGGCCAAATGCTCTGGACGTAGTCCTACCACCTGTATCATATCTTCTAAACGTTTTAATCGTTCTTCCTTCGTACCGATTCCATGGACATTAAGTGATTCCATCAACGTCTGCTTAATCGTTTTACGTGGATTTAGCGATGCAAAAGGATCTTGAAAAATCATTTGGATATCTTTACGCATCCGGCGCATTTCTTTTTTCGAGAGCTTCGCTAAATCTTTGTTATCAAACCAAACTTCTCCGTCAGTAGGCTCTAATAAACGTAAAATAGTTCGACCTGTGGTGGATTTCCCACAGCCTGATTCCCCTACGATGCCCAGCGTTTCCCCAGAATAGACTGTTAAATCAATGCCATCAACGGCTTTTATATGCCCTACTGTTTTGTTTAAAAATCCTGCTTGGATTGGAAAGTATTTTTTCAAATTTTTTACTTCTAATAATGGTTGTGTCATCTTGACACCTCCTGGTACAGCCAACAGCGGCATTTATGTTTAGGTAATTCGAGTAACGGAGGTTGCTCTTGTCGACAGATAGCCATCACTTTAGAACAACGTGGCGAAAAGCGACAACCTTTTGGCATTTGATGGGCAAGAGGGACAGCGCCTGGTATTGTGTCTAAATATTCCTTCTCTTTATCTAAGTCGGGTATGGATTGCATCAAGCCAACTGTGTATGGATGAAGCGGTTCATCAAACAAGGTCTCGACATCGGTCTCTTCCACTACTTGCCCCGCGTACATCACAATAACTCGATCGCACATCTCAGCTACAACTCCAAGATCATGGGTAATTAACATGATAGATGTGCCTGTTTTTTCTTTTACATCCTGCATTAAATTTAGTATTTGTGCCTGAATGGTTACATCTAAAGCCGTTGTTGGCTCGTCGGCAATAATCAATTTGGGATCACAGGCCATCGCCATAGCGATCATCACACGCTGCCTCATTCCCCCTGATAATTGATGGGGGTACTCATCATAAATTTCATTCGCACGCGGCATTCCTACAGCTTTTAGCATCTGAATCGCTCGTGCCCTCGCATCTGTCTTGCCTATTTTTACATGAAGGATAACAGCTTCCTCAATTTGTTTTCCTACCGTATGCAATGGATTTAAAGAGGTCATTGGCTCCTGAAAAATCATTGCAATATCATTACCGCGGACCTTTTGCATATTTCTTTCCGATAGTTGTAATAAGTTTTCACCATTGAATATAATGTGACCTTCCGATTTACCATTTCGTGCTAAAAGACCCATAATTGAAAGACTGGTTACACTCTTTCCACATCCTGATTCTCCTACTACTCCAAGAGTTTCGCCTTGCTTAATCTGAAAGTCGATACCATCCACAACAGCTACCTTGCCATTGTCGGTTTGAAAGGTTGTTACAAGGTTTTGTACATCTAAAATAACCGACATCACGCTTCCCTCCTTATTTGCGCGTTCTCGGGTTTAGATATAGCTGTAGGCCATCCCCTAGAAGGTTAAAGCCTAGTACAACCACGAAGATAGCCAAACCCGGATAATATGTGGCGTATGGTGCCACACTTAACAACGATTGTGCTTGATTTAACATACTACCCCAAGATGGCGTCGGTGGCTGAACACCTAAACCTAGATAAGAAAGAGACGCTTCCGCCAGAATGCCCGATGCCATAGCGAGCGTAGCCTGAATAATAATGGGGCTTAATGCATTAGGTAAAATATGTGCAAAAATAATTCGACTATCTTTTACGCCAACGGATTTAGCTGCATGTACATACTCCATATTTCGCAGAGAGAGAACCTGCCCTCGTGTAATACGAATAAAAGCTGGTGCAAATCCAATTCCAATGGCTAGCATCGCATTTCCAAAACCTGCTCCAAGCACAGCAGAAATCGCTAGAGCTAAAATCAAAAATGGGAAAGCTTGCATAGCATCTACCACACGCATTACAATCCATTCGTCCCAAAAGCCACGATAATAGCCTGTAAATAATCCAATAGGCACCCCTATTAGCATGGCGATTCCTACTGAGACAATCGCTGCTTTTATTGAAATTTGTGCCCCATAGATAATACGGGAGAATATATCACGACCAAGATCATCTGTTCCAAACCAATGCTGGGCATTTGGTTGTACGAGAATTTGTTCATAATCCTGTGCGTTAGGATCAAATGGAGCAATAACTCCTGAAAAAACGGCACAGATCATCAACGCTAAAATGATCATAGCTCCCATTACACCAAGACCCGAACGCATGAACAGCTTCACTTTTTTCATTATCCTTCTACCCCCTTGCCCGCCTTAATACGAGGGTCAATGACTGCATACAGTAAATCAACCAATAAGTTGACCGCCACAACCAATACAGCAGATACCAGTATCGCACCTTGTACAGTTACGTAATCCCGTTTGAAAACAGACTCCACAATCAGCCTCCCAAATCCGGGAATCGAGAAAATGGATTCCGTAATAACAAGCCCACCTAAAAGCCCGGCAATCATCAATCCTGAAGTAGTAACAACAGGGATTAATGCGTTACGTAGTGCATGTCCTAAAATCATTCTTATCTCATTCAATCCTTTGGCTTTCGCGGTTCGGACAAAATCCATATGTACCACTTCTACCAATGACGAGCGTAGCATTCGCATGAGCATTGCTGATTCACGAAGCCCTGTCACCATACAGGGAAGAATCATAGCCATTACATTCGCTTTGGGATCTTCAGAAAAAGGTACATAACCGGAGGAAGGAAGCCATTGATTCTCTACGGAAAAATAGATGATAGCCATCATCGCTAGCCAAAAGCTAGGTATACTCATGCCACCCAATGCGGTAAAGGAAGATGCATAATCTATCCACGTATTGCGACGAACAGCCGCTAAAATCCCGGTTGGCACAGCAATGACTAAAGCAAATAAAAACGTGCCAATTGTAAGCTCAATAGTGGCCGGCAATCGTTGGGCAATCAATTCACTCACTGGAACTCTATCGGTAATCGAAATCCCCAAATCCCCAGTCACTACATGACCTAGCCAACTCACATATTGCACAACGATTGGCTTATCTAAGCCTAGCTCAGTCCTCAAAGCCTCGTATGCTTCTGGTGTTGCCTCTTGACCCAAAATCACCCGAGCGGGATCACCCGGGATCATATGAATCAATGAAAAGGTCATGATAGAAACCAGGAGCAGAATGGGAATTGTAAGCAACAGACGCTTTATTACAAACATCATGTTAAATCACCTCTCCTGTCAAAAAAGTTACTCTTTATCTAATTTGGCAGTACGAATAATCCCATCTGGTACATAGGTAAAGCCTTTTACTTTTTTGGACAATCCAAATTTATCATAGTTGTGATAGATGTAGATGTATGGTGCTTCGTCTTGCAAAATCGCCATTGCTTTATCGTATAGGGCCTTACGTTTTTGCTCATCTAATTCACTGCGAGCATCACTTAACAATTGATCCACCTCTGGATTAGATAAGCGACTTTTGTTATTAGGGGCTTCTGTTACATGGAAATCGTAAATATTCTGATCTGGATCAAGACGTCCTGACCAACCTAGCTGCAGAGCTTGAAAGTTTCCATTATCACCGTTTTCCAGCATTGTCCCATACTCGACCTTTTCCAGCTTCATGTCGATATTGTATTTTTTCAACATGTTTTGCAGAACTGCACCGAATTGTTCATTGGCAGGTGAGGTTGCGATTTGTAACGTAAAGGAGAACCCCTCAGGCTTCCCACCTTGTTCTAGCAACGCTTTAATCTCTCTATCATCTGGTTTTTTTACGGTATCAGATTCCCCATGGGCTAAACTACCCGGGGAGAATGGAGTACGCGCTGGCAACCCATACCCATCAAACAAAACCTTCACCACTGCTTCACGATCAATCGCACGGTCAACAGCTTGACGAAGATATTTGTTTGTGAAGGGTTCCTTTGTTACATTCAGATGAAGTCCTTGATAGCCCATATTTGCTTTTGCCACTACCGCAAATTTTTCATCCTTTTCTAATCCCGGAATCTCTTTTACCGGAAGCTCATCCACGATGTCTAACATACCAGAACGAAGATTTTGAACGGCAGCCGTCTGGTTGGTAAATACCTTATAGTTAATTGTGTCAAGCTTTACTTCTCCGTTCCAATATTTCTCGTTCTTTTTGAGCGTTACATGATCTCCTTTTACATGTTCCACAAACTTGTAGGGACCAGAGCCTACCGGATTATTCAGAAAGTCCTTTCCCGATTTTTTTACAGCTTCCGGTGACACCATCATTCCAGAGCGATCTGTAAAAATAGAGATCAGCGGTGAGAACGGCTTCTGTAACATGATTTGTACGGTCGTTGGATTTACTACTTTTACATCTGTAACAAATTTCAACTCACCTTTCCGTTTCGATCCTTCTTCTCTATACCGATCTAGGTTAAATTTCACTGCTTCAGCGTCAAATTTGGTTCCGTCCTGAAACGTTACCCCTTCTTTTATTTTTAATGTGTACATACGCCCATCTGGCGAAACTTCATAAGAGGTAGCCAGCATCGGAATAATCTTTCCGTTCTCATCAAGGTCAAACAGCTTATCATACACACTATTCTGAACATAACGATCATACAGCGAGGTTGAACCCATCGGATCAAGACTAGGCGGGTCTGCCTTTAAACCGATTGTCAGTGTTTTCAAAGCCGTCTTGTTAGCTTGAACACTTTCTTTCGTAGCTGAATCGCCAGCCCCTCCACAGCCAGTGAGCAACAGGGTACTCCCTAACAGAACAAGAGCTGCACTTTGAAAAAGTTTTCTTGAACCCATGATATTCTCTCCTTTTCTAGATATTTCAGTTTAACGAAATATTTTGTCTTTTTAAGATAACAGCAACTCTCTTTCATAAAGCTGAGAAAATTGCTGTATTGCTTCTACTCCTACCGAATAAATTTCAATTTAGACTTCAGCACTTTAAGCTCCACAATTACATTCGTTTTTGTAATCCCTTTGATCTTGTTTAGCTTTTGTACTAAAAAATCAGACAATTCATTATGATCTCTTGTAAATACTTGAAGCAGCAGTTGATAGTCACCAGATGTTAAAATTAAAAGCCGGATTTCATGCGTATGCTCCATGACATCAATGACATGCTCGAGCATGTTATTCTCAACAGCCACTTGAATCATCGTCTGTACAAGGATGCCAGCCTTAATCGGATTAACTACTCCTACCAAGCTCAAAATACCTTCTTCCTGCATTTGCTGGACACGGATACGCACTGTCTTTTCAGCTACGCCTAGCTCTTTTGCAATCTGTGTAAAAGGAAGTCGAGCATTATCCTGTAGCTGGGTTACAATCTGATAGTCTAGGTCGTCTAAATCGGAGTATAAAGATCGCTGTGCTTTTACCTCTTCCACCTTGTTCATCACCTAATTTCGTCTAAGTGTTGCCTTTTTTCTCCTTAATTCATACCTTTTTTAGATTTTTGAGACGAATTTAATTTTTTATTATAATAATCCATCTTCTCTTTATAATCAATTAATTTTTTTGAATTTCTTTTCATTTCTGAACAAAAAATCATAAAATCAATCATACTACAGTTGAAACGTAGCACAGTATTACTATGAAAAAGCGTTTTCACAAAAAAAAGCAAAATGGAACCATTTGCGATCCATTTTGCTTTTTATTCTCTATAAAAAATGAGTTTCTCATTTTAATATCCATTATCATAGTACGAGAAGCTACTGATTACACTTCCTGGTTTTTAGAAAACGCAATCAGATAGACTTCCTGATCGCTTTCAGTGTTTATTTCTTGTTCGATTTGTTTTAATTGTTGTAACTGAGCAGAGTCTAACTCTGCAAATGGCATCTCACTAAGATATTTATCCTGTTCCATCTTCTCACCCACCTCCCACAATTATCAAGTTCGTTCTTTTTTATTATGTCCTGATAGGGAGGAAAATATGCGCGTATGTAATTTCTAAAGATTGGGTGGTTATTTTGATCAATTAAGCACTAACGGTTTGCATTTGAAGCACTTGAGATACAGCCGAGCAAGAACGTTTACAAAAACAAATAGGTACTTGCTTATCTTTGGCTTTGGATTTGATTTTTTTCGCTAAGTTATGATTAACAAAATCGGTTAAGACTAAAATCATTTTCACATCAGATGGGATTTTTAAACTGGTCTCTGAGCTTTTTCTACCTGTAATATGGTGGATCTTTTTATACCCAACCTCTTCAAGTATTTGTAATATGTTACCTAACCTATCCCCACCGATAATTAATATAGACATAATAAAAATCCTCCTTTAGATAATATGTTCATATGACTCTGATGGTCAAAAACAGTTCGCTCACTGTTTATTCGTTATATGTCTCTGAAGCAAAAAGTTAATTGAGAATAAATATCATTCTTATTGATAAATATTATCATTCCCAATTAAGTTTGACAATACTCTGTACTATTTTTTTCTCGTTTGTTCACACTATTTTTACAAGCTACAGCTCCGTCCTTGATTGGATGGTTTTCCCACGGTTATAATCAGGCTATCACTAATTCTTAAAAAAGGAGGTGGGAGTT
This is a stretch of genomic DNA from Brevibacillus laterosporus DSM 25. It encodes these proteins:
- a CDS encoding S1C family serine protease, translating into MKPRGWSYTNTKYQQMSNLHPFNFFVPLVEQVKHGVVSLICEDNTSPPDIDQILQSFLDMEPLEAGQTEKSFGSGFIFHPRGYILTSEHVIGKAKSIYVKMWNGKVFEAKLIFSDPQRDYAIVKIESDVRLSPLSLGNSGEARVGEWVISVGSPLGLENSVTAGIISAKNRRIQVSKRLYDEIFQTDAAINPGNSGGPLINLHGEVIGLNAFIIQSSQCLGFAIGIDSIKKKIQQLL
- a CDS encoding aminopeptidase, whose protein sequence is MKDPRLEKLAHNLVNYSIRAQKGEHVLIHSTGHQPELVKALIRKVYEAGAHPYVQLQDPAIQRELLLNTNEEHLAVMREAEVAFMKKMDCYIGIRGSNNITELSDVPSDKMSMYSRQLQRPVTDIRVPETKWVVMRYPNESMAQLASMSTEAFENFYFDVCNLDYSKMSKAMDSLVELMNRTDKVRLTAPGTDLTFSIKDIPAIKCAGECNIPDGEIFTAPVRDSVNGTLSYNTPSPYQGFTFENVKLTFKDGKIVEATANDTERINKIFDEDEGARYIGEFAIGVNPYIQNPMKDILFDEKIDGSIHFTPGQAYDEAFNGNKSSIHWDMVLIQRPEWGGGEIYFDDVLIRKDGRFVLPELECLNPENLK
- a CDS encoding ABC transporter ATP-binding protein encodes the protein MSVILDVQNLVTTFQTDNGKVAVVDGIDFQIKQGETLGVVGESGCGKSVTSLSIMGLLARNGKSEGHIIFNGENLLQLSERNMQKVRGNDIAMIFQEPMTSLNPLHTVGKQIEEAVILHVKIGKTDARARAIQMLKAVGMPRANEIYDEYPHQLSGGMRQRVMIAMAMACDPKLIIADEPTTALDVTIQAQILNLMQDVKEKTGTSIMLITHDLGVVAEMCDRVIVMYAGQVVEETDVETLFDEPLHPYTVGLMQSIPDLDKEKEYLDTIPGAVPLAHQMPKGCRFSPRCSKVMAICRQEQPPLLELPKHKCRCWLYQEVSR
- a CDS encoding gamma-glutamyltransferase family protein, producing the protein MHKFDSLSYPYASKRMATYGRKGMVATSQPLAAQAGLDILKKGGNAIDAAIATAACLTVVEPTSNGIGGDAFALVWVKDKLHGLNASGCTPALISREAVKAAGHESMPTYGWTPVTIPGVPAAWAELSERFGKLSLVEVLQPAIDYAENGYPLSPTLAKYWKIAYDKFKQNGQGEEFQAWFETFAPEGRPPQVGEIWKSVAHAQTLREIAETKAESFYRGELAEKMDAHSRKYQGYLRKEDLFRFKAKWVDPIKVNYRGYDIWEIPPNGQGLVALVALNILKGYTFAERDTTDSYHKSWEAMKLAFADGLRYITQHDKMKVSIDELLSDEYAAKRRELITDKAQLPEAGEPASSGTVYLATADEEGNMVSFIQSNYMGFGSGIVIPNTGIAMQNRAHTFSLDPQHDNCLEPSKQTYHTIIPGFITKGERAVGPFGVMGGFMQPQGHVQVVMNMIDFQLNPQAALDAPRWQWTEGKTIELESSFPEHLALTLEAMGHVVKYIVGSGGFGRGQIIIRDEKGVLIGGTDPRTDGAVAVW
- a CDS encoding chromate transporter; the protein is MIYVQIFWAFFITNILGYGGGPPSIPLIQNEVVSHYKWMTVEEFGETLALGNALPSPISTKLGGYIGYQVAGIPGALVGLFATIAPTAIAMIALLGVFHLFRQAPQIKAMTHSIRPIVTVLLGTLAVQFLLGSYEQIGLWHTLILGGASYFLMEKRKIHPAFVILLAMGYGGFFIK
- a CDS encoding PadR family transcriptional regulator, producing MDVKSIILGLLHYREMSGYDIKQFFTSSIGFFYDASYGAIYPALKKLEQEGYVTKEEVLQSGKPNKIMYRLTQQGRDQFHQELKMEIEGPIVRSDMLTRLFFCDLHSAEDQKHFFDDLIAYQEKRQEIIRNSYQKSMQELNEYQKMCWEYTLHQLEGAIQFLKNKKQMMDNGQNVAHIS
- a CDS encoding ABC transporter ATP-binding protein; amino-acid sequence: MTQPLLEVKNLKKYFPIQAGFLNKTVGHIKAVDGIDLTVYSGETLGIVGESGCGKSTTGRTILRLLEPTDGEVWFDNKDLAKLSKKEMRRMRKDIQMIFQDPFASLNPRKTIKQTLMESLNVHGIGTKEERLKRLEDMIQVVGLRPEHLARHPHDFSGGQRQRISIARALVVNPKLIIADEPVSALDVSIQSQVLNLLKDLKKDFQLTMLFISHDLSVVKHLCDRVAVMYLGRVVEIADKNSLFTNPRHPYTKALLSAIPKANPKVKRERILLQGDLPSPANPPSGCTFHPRCHYATDLCKTTPPTLKEGIQGHMVSCHFVEEIL
- a CDS encoding chromate transporter, which gives rise to MVYWQLFLAFFRIGIFGYGGGPTMIPLVHAECVKKYKWVSEEEFADNYALGNTLPGPIATKMAAYVGYKVKGWLGATIAISAMVFPVLLLMVILMQFVNVLKTSETVRGMIEAIQPVIAVMMVVMTYDFFKKGWNDSKKRKEKQGFLAMLFISVIALVPFQIHPGLFVAITLVIAFAYSTWHTKRQKNQQQI